The Coffea arabica cultivar ET-39 chromosome 4e, Coffea Arabica ET-39 HiFi, whole genome shotgun sequence genome includes a window with the following:
- the LOC113741827 gene encoding abietadienol/abietadienal oxidase: MKIGAFDHHVWPIICSTLLLMVFLAKFLRKKVKKNVKNRKFQLPPGRRGWPIIGDSIKWYNAVASSHPPQFVEEQVQRYGKIFSCYLFGKRAVVSADPKFNRFVMQNEGKLFQSSYPKSFRDLVGKNGVITAQGEQQKKLHSIASNMMRLEKLKFHFLQDIQRVINQTFNNLHDNQVICLQDICRKVAINLMVNQLLGVSNDSEVNEMAQLFSDFVDGCLSIPINLPGFAYHIAMKARESIISKINKTIETHRQQPSSGVGNGVLQRILEEESLPDDAVADFIINLLFAGNETTAKTMLFAVYFLSQCPMAMRQLLVEQERLKTARNNFGGEMMLTWQDYKAMPFTQCVIDETLRLGGIAIWLMREAKEDIRYQDYDIPKRCFVVPFLSAVHLNETVYEEALNFKPWRWMIPENQASLK, from the exons ATGAAAATTGGAGCTTTTGATCACCATGTATGGCCAATTATTTGCAGCACCTTGTTGCTCATGGTTTTTCTAGCAAAGTTCCTGCGGAAAAAAGTTAAGAAGAATGTGAAGAATAGGAAGTTTCAGTTACCTCCAGGAAGAAGAGGCTGGCCAATAATTGGTGATAGCATCAAATGGTACAATGCAGTTGCAAGTTCTCATCCCCCTCAGTTTGTTGAAGAGCAGGTTCAAAG GTATGGAAAAATATTCTCATGTTATCTATTTGGAAAAAGGGCAGTGGTATCAGCAGATCCGAAATTTAACCGGTTTGTGATGCAAAATGAAGGCAAACTATTCCAGTCAAGTTATCCAAAATCTTTCCGAGATTTGGTAGGGAAGAATGGGGTAATCACTGCACAAGGAGAGCAACAGAAGAAGCTGCACTCAATAGCATCTAACATGATGCGCTTggagaaactcaagttccatttCTTGCAGGACATACAGAGAGTCATAAATCAAACCTTCAACAACTTGCATGATAATCAAGTCATTTGTCTCCAGGATATTTGCAGGAAG GTAGCCATTAATTTGATGGTCAATCAACTTCTTGGAGTATCCAATGATTCAGAAGTCAATGAGATGGCTCAGTTGTTCTCTGATTTTGTGGATGGCTGTCTTTCAATTCCAATCAATCTTCCAGGCTTTGCTTACCATATTGCTATGAAG GCAAGGGAAAGTATAATAAGCAAAATTAACAAGACAATAGAGACTCATAGGCAGCAACCTTCTTCAGGAGTTGGTAATGGTGTGCTCCAGAGAATACTAGAGGAAGAAAGCTTACCTGATGATGCAGTTGCTGACTTCATAATCAATCTTTTATTTGCGGGAAATGAGACAACAGCCAAAACCATGCTATTTGCTGTTTATTTTCTTAGTCAATGTCCCATGGCCATGAGACAACTCCTG GTTGAACAAGAACGGCTGAAGACTGCAAGAAACAACTTTGGTGGAGAAATGATGCTTACATGGCAAGATTATAAAGCAATGCCCTTTACTCAATGT GTAATAGACGAAACTCTTCGGTTGGGAGGAATTGCAATTTGGTTGATGAGAGAAGCCAAAGAAGATATTCGTTACCAAG ATTATGATATTCCCAAAAGATGCTTTGTCGTTCCATTTCTCTCTGCAGTCCATTTAAATGAAACAGTTTATGAAGAAGCTCTTAATTTCAAACCTTGGAGATGGATGATTCCAGAAAATCAGGCAAGTCTAAAATGA